A genomic region of Caulobacter sp. NIBR2454 contains the following coding sequences:
- a CDS encoding 3-hydroxyacyl-CoA dehydrogenase NAD-binding domain-containing protein has protein sequence MAAINEVTDLTNEGDVAVVTLNSPPVNALSAKVREGLDKAFEAADADASVKSIVLICEGKTFIAGADISEFGKAMTGPSLQDVQNRIENASKPVVAAIHGTVLGGGLEVALVAHYRVAVPTAKAGLPEVNLGLLPGAGGTQRLPRIVGVEKALEMVTSGQHVPAKAAHAMGLFDELIDGDLRAGAIAFARKIVAEGRPLKKVRDLNDKIDAAKGKPEIFADFRKANARKFRGFLAPEYNIQTIEAAVNEPFEQGLKTERKLFMELMTGPQSAAQRYVFFAERQAAKIPDVPEDTPTLPIKKVGVIGAGTMGGGISMNFLNAGIPVTIIEAKQENLERGVGVIRKNYENTAKKGRLKPEDVETRMGLLTPSMNLEDLADCDLIIEAVFELMEIKKDVFGKLDKIAKPGAILATNTSYLNVDEIAQATSRPESVIGLHFFSPANVMRLLEIVRGEKTDRSVIATAMKLSKTIGKVGVLVGVCFGFVGNRMLAQRQREAQKLILEGAMPWDVDRVLYDFGLPMGPFAMSDLAGLDIGWDPAKTSSSTVREVLCEMDRRGQKNGKGFYDYDENRNAKPSPVTEQVIRDFAAKTGVNQRDIDDQEILERTLYPMVNEGAKILEEGKAIRASDIDIVWINGYGWPVYRGGPMHWADSVGLDKILARLKQFQNEMGDDFKPSALLEKLVAEGKGFKDL, from the coding sequence ATGGCCGCCATCAACGAAGTCACCGACCTGACCAATGAAGGCGACGTCGCCGTCGTCACCCTCAACTCGCCGCCCGTCAACGCCCTGTCCGCCAAGGTGCGTGAGGGTCTGGACAAGGCCTTCGAGGCCGCCGACGCAGACGCCTCGGTCAAGTCGATCGTCCTGATCTGCGAAGGCAAGACCTTCATCGCCGGGGCCGACATCAGCGAGTTCGGCAAGGCCATGACCGGCCCCAGCCTGCAGGACGTGCAGAACCGCATCGAGAACGCGTCCAAGCCGGTGGTCGCCGCGATCCACGGCACGGTGTTGGGCGGCGGGCTGGAAGTGGCCCTGGTCGCCCACTACCGCGTCGCCGTACCGACGGCCAAGGCCGGTCTGCCGGAGGTGAACCTAGGCCTCTTGCCGGGTGCGGGGGGCACCCAGCGCCTGCCGCGCATCGTCGGGGTGGAGAAGGCGCTGGAGATGGTCACCAGTGGCCAGCACGTACCGGCCAAGGCCGCCCACGCCATGGGCCTGTTCGACGAACTGATCGACGGCGACCTGCGCGCCGGGGCCATCGCCTTCGCCCGCAAGATCGTGGCCGAGGGCCGCCCGCTGAAGAAGGTCCGCGACCTCAACGACAAGATCGACGCCGCCAAGGGCAAGCCGGAAATCTTCGCCGATTTCCGCAAGGCCAACGCCCGCAAGTTCCGCGGCTTCCTGGCGCCCGAATACAACATCCAGACCATCGAAGCGGCGGTGAACGAGCCCTTCGAGCAGGGACTGAAGACCGAGCGCAAGCTGTTCATGGAGCTGATGACCGGCCCGCAGTCGGCCGCTCAGCGCTACGTCTTCTTCGCCGAGCGTCAGGCCGCCAAGATCCCCGATGTGCCGGAGGACACCCCGACCCTGCCGATCAAGAAGGTCGGCGTGATCGGCGCCGGCACCATGGGCGGCGGCATCTCGATGAACTTCCTCAACGCCGGCATCCCGGTGACCATCATCGAGGCCAAGCAGGAGAACTTGGAACGCGGCGTCGGCGTCATCCGCAAGAATTACGAGAACACCGCCAAGAAGGGCCGCCTGAAGCCCGAGGACGTGGAGACCCGCATGGGTCTGCTCACCCCGTCCATGAACCTTGAGGATCTGGCCGACTGCGACCTGATCATCGAGGCCGTGTTCGAGCTGATGGAGATCAAGAAGGACGTCTTCGGCAAGCTGGATAAGATCGCCAAGCCCGGCGCGATCCTCGCGACCAACACCTCGTACCTGAACGTCGACGAAATCGCGCAGGCGACCAGTCGGCCGGAAAGCGTGATCGGCCTGCACTTCTTCTCGCCCGCCAATGTCATGCGCCTGCTTGAGATCGTGCGTGGGGAGAAGACCGATAGGTCGGTGATCGCCACGGCGATGAAGCTGTCCAAGACCATCGGCAAGGTCGGGGTTTTGGTCGGCGTCTGCTTCGGCTTCGTGGGCAACCGCATGCTGGCCCAGCGCCAGCGCGAGGCTCAGAAGCTGATCCTGGAAGGAGCCATGCCCTGGGACGTGGACCGGGTGCTCTACGACTTTGGCCTGCCCATGGGCCCGTTCGCCATGAGCGACCTAGCCGGCCTCGACATCGGCTGGGACCCGGCCAAGACCAGTTCGTCCACCGTGCGCGAAGTGCTGTGCGAGATGGACCGCCGCGGCCAGAAGAACGGCAAGGGCTTCTACGACTACGACGAAAACCGCAACGCCAAGCCATCGCCGGTGACCGAGCAGGTGATCCGCGACTTCGCCGCCAAGACGGGCGTCAACCAGCGTGACATCGACGATCAGGAGATTCTTGAGCGGACCCTCTATCCGATGGTCAACGAGGGGGCGAAGATCCTGGAAGAAGGCAAGGCCATCCGCGCCTCCGACATCGATATCGTCTGGATCAACGGCTATGGCTGGCCCGTCTATCGCGGCGGCCCCATGCACTGGGCTGACAGTGTCGGCCTCGACAAGATCCTGGCCCGCCTGAAGCAGTTCCAGAACGAGATGGGCGACGACTTCAAGCCGTCGGCCTTGCTTGAAAAGCTCGTCGCCGAAGGCAAGGGCTTCAAGGACCTCTAG
- a CDS encoding class I adenylate-forming enzyme family protein: MIAADFGTIGDVIRQRALEGPDRPAVVMESGETVDYAGLDLLMDRVAAALQRGEISKGEAVAVCAMASIPYVALFLGALRAGVAVAPIAPSSSPEQIAGMVADCDAKLFFLDEGVATAMSGVLDRLDVPRVTLDGSAAGEAFEGWLADEDARPAEVEIERGDPFNIIYSSGTTGAPKGIVQSHGMRWRHIALQGEVGFKPAPISLLSTPLYSNTTLVCFFPTLAGGGTVVLMKKFDAGKFLALSEQHRVTHAMLVPVQYRRILEHPDFDTTDLSSFQIKFCTSAPFSAELKRQVLDRWPGGLVEYFGMTEGGGTCILMCHAFPDKLHTVGVPIPGHDIRVIDEDGRELPPGEVGEIVGRSAATMNGYHGRQDKTDEATWISSDGGRFIRTGDVGRFDAEGFLTLMDRKKDMIISGGFNIYPSDLEAVIVEHPAVAEVAVIAAPSDQWGETPVAFVALKSGASVAADQLKTFANERLGKMQRLADVRIVDALPRSHIGKVLKRELRDAYIG; the protein is encoded by the coding sequence ATGATCGCGGCGGACTTCGGGACTATTGGCGATGTCATCCGCCAGCGAGCTCTGGAGGGGCCGGACCGGCCGGCCGTGGTGATGGAGAGCGGGGAGACCGTCGACTACGCCGGCCTCGACCTGCTCATGGATCGCGTCGCGGCGGCCCTGCAGCGCGGCGAGATCTCCAAGGGCGAGGCGGTGGCCGTCTGCGCCATGGCCTCGATCCCCTATGTGGCCCTGTTCCTGGGCGCCCTGCGCGCCGGTGTGGCGGTGGCGCCGATCGCGCCGTCATCTTCACCAGAGCAGATCGCGGGCATGGTCGCCGATTGCGACGCCAAGCTGTTCTTCCTGGACGAAGGCGTAGCTACCGCCATGAGCGGCGTGCTGGACCGTCTGGACGTCCCCCGCGTGACGTTGGACGGCTCGGCGGCGGGTGAGGCCTTCGAGGGTTGGCTGGCGGATGAGGATGCGCGACCGGCCGAGGTCGAGATCGAGCGCGGCGATCCCTTCAACATCATCTACTCGTCAGGCACCACGGGCGCGCCCAAGGGGATCGTCCAGTCACATGGCATGCGCTGGAGGCACATCGCCTTGCAGGGCGAGGTCGGCTTCAAACCTGCGCCCATAAGCCTGCTGTCGACGCCGCTCTATTCGAACACCACACTCGTCTGCTTTTTCCCGACCCTGGCGGGCGGCGGTACGGTGGTGCTGATGAAGAAGTTCGACGCCGGCAAGTTCCTGGCTCTGTCCGAGCAGCACCGCGTCACCCACGCCATGCTGGTGCCGGTGCAGTACCGACGCATCCTGGAGCATCCGGACTTCGACACGACCGACCTGAGCAGCTTCCAGATCAAGTTCTGCACCAGCGCGCCCTTCTCGGCGGAGCTTAAGCGGCAGGTGCTGGACCGCTGGCCCGGCGGGCTGGTGGAGTATTTCGGCATGACCGAGGGCGGGGGCACCTGCATCCTCATGTGCCATGCCTTCCCTGACAAGCTGCACACGGTGGGCGTGCCGATCCCCGGCCACGATATCCGCGTGATCGACGAGGACGGTCGCGAGCTGCCGCCGGGCGAGGTCGGCGAGATCGTCGGCCGCTCGGCCGCCACCATGAACGGCTATCACGGGCGGCAGGACAAGACCGACGAGGCCACTTGGATCAGCTCCGACGGGGGACGCTTCATCCGCACCGGTGATGTCGGCCGTTTCGACGCCGAGGGTTTCCTGACGCTCATGGACCGCAAGAAGGACATGATCATCTCGGGCGGCTTCAACATCTATCCCAGCGATCTTGAGGCGGTGATCGTCGAGCATCCGGCTGTGGCCGAGGTCGCCGTGATCGCCGCTCCGTCAGACCAGTGGGGCGAGACGCCTGTAGCGTTTGTGGCTCTGAAGTCTGGCGCGTCCGTCGCCGCCGACCAACTGAAGACCTTCGCTAATGAACGCCTGGGCAAGATGCAGCGCTTGGCCGATGTCCGCATCGTTGACGCTTTGCCGCGCAGCCATATCGGCAAGGTGCTCAAGCGCGAGCTGCGTGACGCCTACATCGGCTGA
- a CDS encoding pyridoxamine 5'-phosphate oxidase family protein, with protein MSYGFLDIAITPAVRAAQSKMGADRIWSNFEGDRSSDVFTENEAAFIAERDSFYMASVSETGWPYVQHRGGPPGFLTMIDDRTLAFADYRGNRQYISTGNLAANDRACLFLVDYPRRARLKIYARVDILDLDAEPSLTQAVTAPDYRAKLERIYRLRLEAFDWNCPQHITPRFTEAQITQMFQPVRERMAQLEAENEALRARLAGAPRAV; from the coding sequence ATGTCCTACGGCTTTCTCGATATCGCGATCACGCCAGCCGTCCGCGCTGCCCAGTCCAAGATGGGCGCGGACCGGATCTGGTCGAACTTCGAGGGTGATCGAAGCTCCGATGTGTTCACCGAGAACGAGGCGGCGTTCATCGCCGAGCGCGACAGCTTCTACATGGCGAGCGTGTCGGAAACCGGCTGGCCCTACGTACAGCACCGCGGAGGGCCGCCGGGCTTCCTGACGATGATCGACGACAGGACCCTGGCCTTCGCCGACTATCGGGGCAACCGGCAGTACATCAGCACGGGCAATCTGGCGGCCAACGACCGCGCCTGCCTGTTCCTGGTCGACTATCCGCGTCGGGCGCGGCTCAAGATCTACGCGCGGGTCGACATCCTGGACCTAGACGCCGAGCCTAGCCTTACGCAGGCCGTCACCGCTCCGGACTACCGGGCCAAGCTCGAACGCATCTACCGCCTTCGCCTAGAAGCCTTCGATTGGAACTGTCCGCAGCACATCACGCCGCGGTTCACCGAGGCGCAGATCACCCAGATGTTTCAACCCGTCCGTGAGCGGATGGCGCAGCTGGAAGCGGAGAACGAAGCGCTACGGGCTCGGCTCGCGGGCGCGCCTCGCGCGGTCTGA
- a CDS encoding isochorismatase family protein — protein MPTAPKAKSSVLPTGGGAALMDPADTLILLLDHQSGLFQTVRDIPVADLRRNVEMIAKLATLLNIPVITTASEPGGSNGPLMPEIHHFAPHAVYVPRKGEVNAWDNDDFVATVRASGRKTLVMAGVWTSVCVMFPALDAQVAGYDVYAVIDASGDPSEMASRTTLARFVQGGVKPTSTNALLSELHRTWARPEAAELAKLYALAAPNYAAVIESFVKAQEVAKAAP, from the coding sequence ATGCCGACCGCGCCGAAAGCCAAATCTAGCGTCCTGCCGACGGGCGGGGGCGCCGCCCTCATGGACCCCGCCGACACGCTGATCCTGCTGCTGGATCACCAGTCAGGCCTCTTCCAGACCGTCCGCGACATCCCTGTCGCCGACCTGCGGCGAAACGTGGAGATGATCGCCAAGCTGGCCACGCTTCTGAACATTCCAGTCATCACAACCGCCTCCGAGCCGGGAGGCTCGAACGGCCCGCTCATGCCGGAAATCCACCACTTTGCGCCGCACGCGGTTTACGTCCCGCGCAAAGGCGAGGTGAACGCCTGGGACAATGATGACTTCGTCGCCACCGTACGGGCGAGCGGGCGCAAGACCCTCGTCATGGCCGGGGTATGGACGAGCGTTTGCGTGATGTTCCCGGCGCTGGACGCGCAGGTGGCCGGCTACGACGTCTATGCGGTCATCGATGCATCCGGCGACCCCAGCGAGATGGCCTCGCGCACGACCCTGGCCCGCTTTGTCCAGGGCGGCGTCAAGCCAACCTCCACCAACGCGCTGCTTTCCGAACTCCATCGCACCTGGGCCCGCCCGGAGGCGGCCGAACTCGCCAAGCTCTATGCGCTGGCGGCGCCCAACTATGCCGCCGTGATCGAGAGCTTTGTAAAGGCGCAGGAGGTCGCAAAAGCGGCGCCTTAG
- a CDS encoding adenosine deaminase, with product MTQDLTAFIAGLPKAELHLHIEGSLEPEQMFEFAQRNGVTLPFDSVEAIRAAYAFSNLQDFLDIYYAGAGVLLTKADFHDLAMAYFRRLAADGGRHAEIFFDPQAHTDRGVPFSVVADGLLSAMDEAEKTLGVTSKLILCFLRHLDEDAAFETLKQAEPYLDRIAGVGLDSSEVGHPPSKFARVFKAAADKGLKIVAHAGEEGPPEYVWEALDLLAVDRIDHGNRALEDEALTKRLVVEGKTLTVCPLSNLKLCVVGDLTDHPMKRMLDLGLKATVNSDDPAYFGGYLNDNWLAVAKATNLTRDDLITLAKNSFTGSFLSKDQIAEHMAAIDAYAAAN from the coding sequence ATGACCCAGGACCTGACCGCTTTCATCGCCGGCCTGCCCAAGGCCGAGCTGCATCTGCACATCGAGGGCAGCCTCGAACCGGAGCAGATGTTCGAGTTCGCCCAGCGCAACGGCGTGACCCTGCCCTTTGATTCGGTGGAGGCGATCAGGGCCGCCTATGCCTTCTCCAACCTGCAGGACTTTCTGGACATCTACTACGCCGGGGCGGGCGTGCTGCTGACCAAGGCCGACTTCCACGACCTGGCCATGGCCTATTTCCGCCGTCTGGCGGCGGACGGGGGACGACATGCCGAGATATTCTTCGATCCGCAGGCCCACACCGATCGCGGCGTCCCGTTCAGCGTCGTCGCCGATGGCCTGCTGTCAGCCATGGATGAAGCGGAGAAGACCCTGGGCGTGACCTCGAAACTGATCCTCTGTTTCCTGCGCCATCTGGACGAGGACGCCGCCTTCGAGACCTTGAAGCAGGCCGAGCCCTATCTGGACCGCATCGCGGGGGTCGGGCTGGACTCTTCGGAGGTGGGACACCCGCCGTCCAAGTTCGCGCGCGTGTTCAAGGCCGCCGCCGACAAGGGCCTGAAGATCGTCGCCCACGCCGGCGAGGAAGGCCCGCCTGAATATGTCTGGGAGGCCCTGGACCTGCTGGCAGTCGACCGGATTGACCACGGCAACCGCGCGTTGGAAGACGAGGCCCTCACAAAGCGACTAGTGGTTGAGGGCAAGACCCTGACCGTCTGCCCCCTGTCGAACCTGAAGCTGTGCGTGGTGGGCGACCTGACCGACCACCCCATGAAGCGGATGCTGGACCTGGGCCTGAAGGCGACGGTGAATTCCGACGACCCTGCCTATTTCGGCGGCTATCTGAATGACAACTGGCTGGCGGTAGCCAAGGCGACGAACCTGACTCGCGACGACCTGATCACCTTGGCCAAGAACAGTTTCACCGGCTCGTTCCTGTCCAAAGATCAGATCGCCGAGCACATGGCGGCGATCGACGCCTACGCGGCGGCGAACTGA
- a CDS encoding (2Fe-2S)-binding protein has protein sequence MPINLTINGSRKSVDVEGDTPLLWVLRDKLDMVGTKFGCGVGQCGACTVHIDGQPVRACLTPVESVGEAKITTIEGIGSAAVGKKLQQAWIEHDVPQCGYCQAGQIMSAAALLATTPKPTDDDIDAAMNGNLCRCATYLRIKAAIKQAAGV, from the coding sequence ATGCCGATCAATCTGACCATCAACGGAAGCCGCAAGTCGGTGGATGTAGAGGGCGACACGCCCCTGCTTTGGGTGCTGCGCGACAAGCTAGACATGGTCGGCACCAAGTTCGGCTGCGGCGTCGGCCAATGCGGCGCCTGCACCGTCCATATCGATGGCCAGCCCGTGCGCGCTTGCCTGACGCCCGTCGAGAGCGTGGGCGAGGCCAAGATCACCACGATCGAAGGCATCGGCTCGGCCGCTGTCGGCAAGAAGCTGCAGCAGGCCTGGATCGAGCATGACGTGCCGCAGTGCGGCTACTGCCAGGCCGGTCAGATCATGAGCGCGGCCGCTCTGCTGGCGACGACGCCCAAGCCGACGGACGATGACATCGACGCCGCCATGAACGGCAACCTGTGCCGCTGCGCCACCTATCTGCGCATCAAGGCGGCTATCAAGCAGGCGGCGGGAGTCTGA
- a CDS encoding xanthine dehydrogenase family protein molybdopterin-binding subunit has protein sequence MADGNMHTPSRRAFLKAGVAAGGGLMLSFKLTTASMAAGSGTLNAYVTIGTDGMVTLVAKNPEVGQGVKTSLPQIIAEELDVAWTQVKVEMARTDPDAYGRQIAGGSMSTPTNWDTLRRVGAAGRQMLIAAAAADWGVPVGECTTNEGVVLHKASNRKAAYGALAGKAAALPAPDLKAVALKDPKDFKVIGKALTGVDNPKIVTGQPLFGIDTRLPGMLYATYAKAPVFGAQVKSADLAAAKAVPGVRHAFVVEGAPVVNGRMDGLLGGVAVVADTWWAARKGREALNIVWQDHPTSAQSTAGFDAEAAKLFASPSHKTLINDGDAPAAIKGAAKVVKASYAYPFVAHAPLEPQNCTAWFKDGKMEIWAPTQLPQPGRVQVAQMLGVDPSAVTVHMIRGGGGFGRRLMNDYMIEAARIAKDVPAPVQLIWTREDDMQHDFYRCAGYHNFEAGLDASGKLTAWREHFVTFGTGEAVSAGADLHLNQFPNKYLADYKVERSIMQSGIPTGWLRAPGSNAFAFVHQGFLDELAEAAGRDAVEFRIELLSRTPEVVFNPQQTFVSKRMIDVLKLVAEKADWAGKSRKGALPKGTGVGVAFYYSHLGYFAEVVQATVKDGAFKVDKVWVGADVGAHIVNPSGALNQVQGSVLDGISQAMQAITIEGGAAVQSNFHDFPLLRHADSPEVEVHFLKTDYPPTGLGEPALPPVIPALCGAIYAATGKRIRKLPIDVELLKA, from the coding sequence ATGGCTGACGGAAACATGCACACGCCCTCGCGCCGCGCCTTCCTCAAGGCGGGTGTAGCCGCCGGCGGCGGATTGATGCTGAGCTTCAAGCTGACCACCGCCTCGATGGCGGCCGGAAGCGGGACGCTCAACGCTTATGTGACCATCGGGACCGACGGCATGGTCACCTTAGTCGCCAAGAACCCCGAGGTCGGCCAGGGGGTGAAGACCTCGCTTCCGCAGATCATCGCCGAAGAACTGGATGTCGCCTGGACGCAGGTGAAGGTCGAGATGGCTCGCACCGATCCCGACGCCTATGGCCGCCAGATCGCCGGCGGCAGCATGTCGACGCCGACCAACTGGGACACCCTGCGCCGCGTCGGTGCGGCGGGTCGCCAGATGCTGATCGCCGCGGCCGCCGCCGACTGGGGCGTGCCCGTTGGCGAATGCACCACGAATGAGGGTGTGGTCCTGCACAAAGCCAGCAACCGCAAGGCCGCCTATGGCGCGCTTGCGGGCAAGGCGGCGGCTTTGCCGGCGCCGGACCTTAAGGCCGTCGCCCTGAAGGACCCCAAGGACTTCAAGGTCATCGGCAAGGCCCTCACCGGCGTTGATAATCCCAAGATCGTCACGGGCCAGCCGCTGTTCGGCATCGACACCCGGCTGCCGGGAATGCTGTACGCCACCTATGCCAAGGCCCCGGTGTTCGGCGCCCAGGTGAAAAGCGCCGATCTCGCGGCCGCCAAGGCCGTGCCTGGTGTGCGGCACGCCTTCGTGGTTGAGGGCGCCCCGGTGGTCAACGGACGCATGGATGGCCTGCTGGGTGGCGTCGCTGTGGTTGCGGACACCTGGTGGGCGGCCCGCAAGGGGCGTGAAGCCCTGAACATCGTCTGGCAGGACCACCCGACCAGCGCCCAGAGCACGGCCGGCTTTGACGCGGAGGCCGCCAAGCTGTTCGCGTCTCCGTCGCACAAGACGTTGATCAACGACGGCGACGCGCCCGCCGCCATCAAGGGCGCGGCCAAGGTGGTGAAGGCCTCGTACGCCTATCCCTTCGTGGCCCACGCGCCGTTGGAGCCGCAGAACTGCACGGCGTGGTTCAAGGACGGCAAGATGGAGATCTGGGCCCCGACCCAGCTTCCTCAGCCCGGCCGCGTTCAGGTCGCCCAGATGCTGGGCGTCGATCCGTCGGCGGTCACTGTCCACATGATCCGCGGCGGCGGCGGTTTCGGCCGTCGTCTGATGAACGACTACATGATCGAGGCGGCGCGTATCGCCAAGGACGTTCCCGCACCGGTCCAACTGATCTGGACCCGTGAAGATGACATGCAGCACGACTTCTATCGCTGCGCCGGCTACCACAATTTCGAGGCGGGTCTCGACGCCAGCGGCAAGCTGACGGCGTGGCGCGAACACTTCGTCACCTTCGGAACGGGGGAGGCGGTCAGCGCCGGCGCCGACCTGCACCTGAACCAGTTTCCGAACAAGTACCTGGCCGACTACAAGGTCGAGCGTTCCATCATGCAGTCGGGAATTCCCACCGGCTGGCTAAGGGCGCCGGGCAGCAACGCCTTCGCCTTCGTGCATCAGGGTTTCCTGGATGAGCTGGCCGAGGCGGCGGGCAGGGATGCGGTCGAGTTCCGCATCGAACTGCTGTCGCGTACGCCCGAGGTCGTATTCAACCCTCAGCAGACCTTCGTCTCCAAGCGGATGATCGATGTCCTGAAGCTGGTCGCCGAGAAAGCAGACTGGGCGGGCAAGAGCCGCAAGGGCGCTCTGCCCAAGGGTACGGGTGTCGGCGTCGCCTTCTACTACAGCCATCTGGGCTACTTCGCCGAAGTGGTGCAGGCGACGGTCAAGGACGGCGCCTTCAAGGTCGATAAGGTCTGGGTCGGCGCCGACGTTGGCGCACACATCGTCAATCCCAGCGGCGCCCTGAACCAGGTGCAAGGGTCGGTGCTGGACGGCATCAGCCAGGCCATGCAGGCGATCACGATCGAAGGCGGCGCGGCCGTGCAGAGCAACTTCCACGACTTCCCCCTCCTGCGCCATGCGGACTCGCCGGAGGTGGAGGTGCATTTCCTGAAGACCGACTATCCGCCCACGGGCCTGGGCGAGCCGGCCTTGCCGCCGGTCATTCCGGCGCTGTGCGGAGCGATCTACGCCGCTACGGGCAAGCGCATCCGCAAGCTGCCCATCGATGTCGAACTGCTGAAGGCGTGA
- a CDS encoding c-type cytochrome, which produces MIHLRLPAAGVLAASLLFAAPALAAGDAVKGKAVFARCVACHKATSGPMGPSLNGVVGRKAGVAPGFRYSKAMTASGKTWSEAELDGFLAAPAKSVPGTSMFINLSNAADRSNVIAYLATVK; this is translated from the coding sequence ATGATCCATCTTCGTCTTCCGGCGGCCGGTGTACTGGCGGCCAGCCTGTTGTTCGCCGCTCCGGCCTTGGCGGCTGGCGATGCCGTGAAGGGCAAGGCGGTGTTCGCCCGTTGCGTCGCCTGCCACAAGGCGACATCCGGCCCCATGGGGCCGTCCCTCAATGGGGTCGTGGGCCGCAAGGCGGGCGTCGCGCCGGGCTTCAGGTATTCCAAGGCCATGACCGCCTCGGGCAAGACCTGGTCCGAAGCGGAGCTGGACGGGTTCTTGGCCGCGCCGGCGAAATCGGTCCCGGGCACATCGATGTTCATCAACCTGTCCAACGCCGCGGACCGGTCCAACGTCATCGCCTATCTCGCTACAGTGAAGTAA